AAGGCTGGGCCAGGGCGCTCAAACCCGAGGCCTTCACGGCCTGGTCCGCCGGAGTGGAGACCCACGGCCTGAACCCCCTGGCCGTACGGGTCATGGCAGAGGCGGGTGTGGACATCTCCGGGCAACGATCCAAATTGACCACTGACCTGCCCGAAGGCGTGACCTTCGACTACGTGGTCACGGTCTGCGGCCACACCAATGAAAACTGCCCCTATTTCCCGGCCGGGACCAAGGTGGTCCACGTCGGCTTCGACGACCCGCCGACCCTGGCCAAGACACTAACCGACGAGGCTGAAATCCTAACGGCGTACCGCCGTGTCCGGGACGAGATCCGGGCCTTTGTCGAAGGGTTGCCCGGCTCTCTGGAGACGGACGGTTCATAAGGAGAAGCCATGAAAAGACAGTGCCTCAACCGCATGCGCTCCTGGTCGCCCCTGGCGGCCTGGACCAGTTGCATCCGGTCCGGGAAAAACGGTGAAATCCGCTTTTCCCTGTTCGCCTAGTCAATACGCAACCGACACGCAACAAGGCCCGACGGGACACCCCGCCGGGCCTTCGTTTGCCGGAGATGCGGCGACCGGCCGCCAATGCGCCCGTTCCGGCAGGATCACCCGGATGCCGGTCTCACCCGAAAGGAACGTTTCCAAAAGGATGGTCCCGCCGGGGGTGAAAACCGGCCAAGGTTCCCGTCGGAACAACCCGGCGTCCGGCAAGACCATCCCCCCCCCTCTTCGAGCCCTCCCGCGCATCGCCGCCGAACGCCGGCCGGAAGCGAGCAAAACATCATTCCAGACAACTGCTTTTTAGCCGATGTTATTTGAGATTATCCAGCTTAAAATCTGGTCATATAGCAAATAAAAAATCAATTTTTGACACGATGACTTTATTCAGATAGACTCGCCACTTGAAATTCGATGATGCACATCAATTAATGTTGTTTTCAGATTGTAACAAAAAGTTCAAGAGATAATACAGTAATAAATCCACTGTTGCAGTTGCTAAAACATAATACATGACATTATTGCAGCAACTCATCACTGTATCATCAGCAAAACAACATTAAATTTTTTGCATCAGTAATTTTACATGCCACTGACTTCGAAATGTCATAGCGGGCAGGAAGCCCTGCCCCTTTCTCGACCGCATACGGCCTCTCTCTGCGGC
The Desulfovibrio sp. Huiquan2017 genome window above contains:
- a CDS encoding arsenate reductase ArsC, which produces MNILFLCTGNSCRSQMAEGWARALKPEAFTAWSAGVETHGLNPLAVRVMAEAGVDISGQRSKLTTDLPEGVTFDYVVTVCGHTNENCPYFPAGTKVVHVGFDDPPTLAKTLTDEAEILTAYRRVRDEIRAFVEGLPGSLETDGS